A segment of the Vagococcus hydrophili genome:
TTAATCGAATTAAAATTACATCTACGCCAACTCTCTTTAACAGATCAACAAGCGATTCTTCAAAAATACGAAGACTTATTTGCTGAAAAAATCGCAGAAGGCTTATCTGAATATCAAATTACCAAAGAACTCGCTTCCCTAAAGAGATTGCTATG
Coding sequences within it:
- a CDS encoding HAAS domain-containing protein, whose product is MNKEHFLIELKLHLRQLSLTDQQAILQKYEDLFAEKIAEGLSEYQITKELASLKRLLCQF